A DNA window from Streptomyces bacillaris contains the following coding sequences:
- a CDS encoding methylated-DNA--[protein]-cysteine S-methyltransferase encodes MTAKQHTVVDSPYGPLTLVATDGVLSALYMTDQRHRPSEETFGTPDPEPFPEVIRQLAAYFAGDLTTFDVPLALHGTPFQRSVWAELLKIPYGETRTYGELAEELGKPAASRAVGLANGKNPVSIIVPCHRVIGASGSLTGYGGGLDRKQRLLAFESGGVREDGVQALF; translated from the coding sequence ATGACTGCGAAGCAGCACACGGTCGTCGACAGCCCCTACGGCCCGCTGACGCTCGTCGCCACCGACGGCGTCCTCTCGGCCCTCTACATGACCGACCAGCGCCACCGCCCGTCCGAGGAGACCTTCGGCACCCCCGACCCGGAACCCTTCCCGGAGGTCATCCGCCAGCTCGCGGCGTACTTCGCGGGCGACCTCACCACCTTCGACGTGCCGCTCGCCCTGCACGGCACCCCGTTCCAGCGGAGCGTCTGGGCGGAGCTGCTGAAGATCCCGTACGGGGAGACGCGTACGTACGGCGAACTGGCCGAGGAACTCGGCAAACCGGCCGCCTCCCGGGCGGTCGGCCTGGCCAACGGCAAGAACCCGGTCTCCATCATCGTCCCGTGCCACCGGGTGATCGGGGCATCCGGCAGCCTCACCGGCTACGGCGGCGGCCTGGACCGCAAGCAGCGGCTGCTGGCGTTCGAGAGCGGGGGCGTACGGGAGGACGGGGTGCAGGCGCTGTTCTGA
- a CDS encoding TMEM165/GDT1 family protein, whose product MHLDPLAIITAFGLIFLAELPDKTMFASLAMGTRMRPLYVWFGTSSAFIVHVAIAVGAGSLIGLLPDWTVKLVSASLFAFGAFILLRGSGGDDDDDTEVKTVTGFWPVYSTAFMAVFISEWGDLTQITTANLAASNGTWSTAIGSAAALMSVSALALLAGKFIASRVPLKTVQRIGGICMLGLAIWTAVEIFTG is encoded by the coding sequence TCGCGGAGCTCCCCGACAAGACGATGTTCGCGTCGCTGGCCATGGGCACGCGGATGCGCCCGCTCTACGTGTGGTTCGGCACGTCGTCCGCGTTCATCGTGCATGTCGCCATCGCCGTCGGCGCGGGCAGCCTGATCGGGCTGCTGCCCGACTGGACCGTCAAGCTCGTCTCGGCCTCGCTCTTCGCGTTCGGCGCGTTCATCCTGCTGCGGGGCAGCGGCGGGGACGACGATGACGACACCGAGGTGAAGACCGTGACCGGCTTCTGGCCGGTCTACTCGACCGCGTTCATGGCCGTCTTCATCAGCGAGTGGGGCGACCTGACCCAGATCACCACCGCCAACCTGGCCGCCTCCAACGGCACCTGGTCCACCGCGATCGGTTCGGCCGCCGCCCTGATGTCCGTCTCCGCACTGGCGCTGCTCGCGGGGAAGTTCATCGCCAGCCGCGTGCCGCTGAAGACCGTGCAGCGCATCGGCGGGATCTGCATGCTGGGGCTCGCGATCTGGACGGCCGTGGAGATCTTCACCGGCTGA